A single genomic interval of Daucus carota subsp. sativus chromosome 1, DH1 v3.0, whole genome shotgun sequence harbors:
- the LOC108217809 gene encoding uncharacterized protein LOC108217809 — MASDRSWIRRSRYNESRYLTVEYKNGVDDFIKFACENLRGGSDGLIRCPCGNCKNKHYKNPIAVKLDLYRYGIMQWYTIWTAHGEKMPEENIGTSTRNVGDGDVDMYYDADDMLRDIGEANRYCEKMDDEPNPAAKEFYKMLHSASEPIYPSNVNYTTFEFVNELLHFKNKHNCSNNGFDELLKLIGSVFPDNHKLPQTYYAVKNMLKGLNLGYEKIDACENDCMLFYKENSEKTRCDICNESRYKEPKDLNKKKISRKVLRYFPLTPRLQRLFMAGKTAKCMRCHHDRNVVEGELSHPADGDE, encoded by the coding sequence ATGGCTTCCGATCGTAGTTGGATTCGTCGTAGTCGATATAATGAGTCAAGATATTTAACGGTTGAATACAAAAATGGTGttgatgattttattaaatttgcttGTGAAAATCTTCGCGGAGGAAGTGATGGGCTTATTAGGTGTCCGTGTggaaattgtaaaaataagcaTTACAAGAATCCTATTGCCGTTAAACTTGATTTGTATCGGTATGGTATAATGCAATGGTATACCATATGGACGGCACATGGGGAGAAAATGCCGGAAGAAAATATCGGGACGAGTACTAGAAATGTTGGTGATGGGGATGTTGATATGTATTATGACGCCGACGATATGTTAAGGGATATTGGGGAGGCAAATAGGTATTGTGAGAAAATGGATGATGAACCGAATCCAGCGgcaaaagaattttataagatGCTGCACAGTGCTTCGGAACCAATTTATCCAAGCAATGTCAACTATACAACCTTTGAGTTCGTGAATGAGTTACTTCATTTCAAGAACAAGCATAATTGTAGTAACAATGGCTTTGATGAGTTGCTTAAGCTCATTGGATCAGTCTTTCCTGACAATCATAAACTGCCCCAAACCTACTATGCTGTGAAAAATATGCTTAAAGGATTGAATTTGGGATATGAAAAGATTGATGCTtgtgagaatgattgtatgttattttaCAAGGAAAATAGCGAGAAGACGCGTTGTGATATATGCAATGAAAGCCGATACAAAGAACCAAAAGatcttaacaaaaaaaagatcTCACGAAAGGTCTTGCGTTATTTTCCTCTCACCCCGAGACTACAACGTTTGTTCATGGCTGGAAAGACTGCAAAATGTATGAGATGTCATCATGATAGAAACGTGGTTGAAGGTGAATTAAGTCACCCGGCGGATGGAGATGAGTAG
- the LOC135150860 gene encoding uncharacterized protein LOC135150860, whose amino-acid sequence MSPFPLVYGKACHLPAELEHKAYWALKKLNFDMTTAGEKRMLQINELDEFRLQAYENNKLYKEKVKRWHDRKLVQKEFFIGQQVLLFNSHLRLFPGKLKSRWSGPFTVKTVFPHGAIEIYETTPEESFKVNGQRVKPYFEGPVNRESVSTILTTV is encoded by the coding sequence ATGTCTCCTTTTCCGTTGGTCTATGGTAAAGCGTGTCATTTGCCTGCGGAGTTAGAGCATAAAGCATATTGGGCTTTGAAGAAATTGAACTTTGATATGACAACTGCTGGTGAGAAAAGAATGCTTCAAATTAATGAACTCGACGAGTTTAGGCTTCAGGCGTATGAGAACAACAAGCTTTACAAGGAAAAAGTCAAGAGATGGCATGAtaggaagttggtgcaaaaggagTTCTTCATTGGCCAACAAGTGTTGCTGTTTAATTCTCATCTCAGACTGTTTCCTGGGAAGTTGAAATCAAGATGGTCGGGTCCTTTCACAGTAAAGACGGTATTTCCACATGGTGCCAtagaaatttatgaaacaacaccggaggaatcatttaaagtgaatggacaaagagtgaagccatatttcgaAGGACCGGTGAACCGCGAGTCGGTAAGCACAATCCTCACTACTGTCTAA